The sequence GATGATGTGATGCAGTAAATATTTCTTTTCATCAATAATTCTCAGGTATGACACATATCGGGCTAAAAGAGGCAGATAGTGAAGTACCTTAAACTGCGATCGCGATTCAGCTTCTAATTTGTTATAGAAAGCGCGTTCCTCGGCAGAGAAAGCCACCTTCTTCAACTGTATAGTTTTTGGTGGTAAGGTTATAATTGGCTCACCGTCAATCAGTGTACCTAAATCAGTAATGTTGACATAATCAGATAGATATAAATATATCTGTTGAAGATGTAGCTAGAAAGTGAATTAACAGACTAAATGAGCACATGAGAGTGAGTGAGGTTTTAACATATACAAAAGATCATTTACCGAACAAAGGAATATTAACCCATTCAGACATGCATGCCTGGCCCCACATAGATGCACGGTAAGGTAAAATAAAACTGTGATCGAGAAAAAATGAATACTGAAAAGCTGCTACAGCATCAAGATCACTCAGTGATCCAGAGAGGAAAACTTGATGGGAGActatttagtaaataaaaatttGCTGATGCAACCAGTGTTAGAAGGCAAGGGCATAAAGACGTAAATTACTTTAAAAAGCCAAGGCAGAAGCCCGATCAAAAGGCTTAAACCCCATGATGTTTTCATTTTTGCAGTTTCATTTGCAAAACTACGACTAAAAGAACAATAAGGAGAAGACAAAGGTTACCTTTTGTTCGTCGCAACATTATGGCCCTCAAAATCGCTTGAAGCTTTTTATACCCATTAATTGAGTTTATAGCTATTGGAAACTTAATTTGGCTGCAAAATGATTTATATTCAGCATAGGGGTCATATCTCAGAAATCTGAAGTAGCTGAATAACTCATCAATGGCATTTTGTATCGGTGTTCCAGATAAGCACCACCTTCGTTTTGCTCTGAGGCTGCAGCATGCTCTAGCTACTTGTGTTCTATGATTCTTTATTGTCTGGGCTTCATCTAAAATCACCCTAAACCAACTGACTTTGGCAAGACCACCACAATTAGGATCAAAGTCATCTGCATCAAATCCTTTTCTGCCTTTTTTTCCCTTCTTATTAAGAGATGGCTTTTTCCGCTTCTTACTTGAATTGAAGTCAGAAGATATTCCGAATCGTTCTCCATTTTTCTGGTCATCGTCATCCTCTTCAACTAAAGCTTGTTTAGGAACTTCATTTGTCACAATGGCATATGTAGTTAGAACCACGTCATATTTTGCCAATTCCACCGGATCCTTAGTCCTATTGCCTCCATGATAGATTAAAATAGATAGACTTGCTTCATCCGTAACTTTCTCATCCAGTTCCCGAGCCCATTGTCGAAGAACACTTGCTGGGCAAACTACCAAAGTACCAGCTGCTGGCCTCCTACGACGAAACCCCTTTATAGAAGTTCTTGCATCTGGAATCACCTCGACACCATCTGTCTCTCTACGCTGTTTTAATTCCTGAGAAGCAGGAGCAACattttcatcatcatcatccaaaTTCAAGGCTTCAGCTTTAATATCATCCAGATCTTTCTCTTTAGACTTATCCTGAGCTGACCTCTGCATCTGTATGAGGGCAATCATTGAAATAGTCTTACCAAGACCCTGTAGCATAccagaataaaaaagaaaacatGATGAATACCAACAGAGATGCAAGAAGAAGCTAAGCAGAATAAGGCAAACGGCATTATACTCGACCTGATCATCAGCCAGAATACCACCCGAACAATGAACACTACCAGTTTCTTTTTGAAGTGTCCACGCCAAAGCAATTCTCTTGAGGAGGAAAAATGGTAGTTAGAAGGCATActatacaaaataaaaagaagacgcattaataacaagaaataaaaagaTATTTAAAGTAGCACAAGTAGACCTGGTGTCTTAGGAGAGAAACTGACAAAAGACCATCTGGCAGACGAGCCTCTACCTTAGGTTGGTTTAAATCCTGCCAGAAAAGGACATTAGTACGTTCAATTATAAGCTGGGTGAATATACAAGAGATGCCACCTCTGGAGGCTCATTGGGTGTTTGAAACAATTTTGAGGGGAAAAAATTCCCCCTCACACCTAATCACGTTACAGCATATCCATAAAGTACAGCAATCAGATACACGTTATGTCTTCCCTAGAGGATAAAACATACATCTTTTGAGAGGTGGGATAGAACAAATATTCTAAGAATTCATTCACATAATTTCCCAGATAAATTGATATCTTTACACCGCACTTGAAAATCCCTGCTCCTTTTCCCTAGAACTGAAAAGATCTAATGATAGacatcaaaattaaatttaaaaaaatcctGGTTAGGTCAATAATGTCATGAAGTTTTTGAATAAAAGAAGGAAATTAAAGAAAGGAAACCAAATCCCACCAGAAAGATAAACATTTCAGTTTCGTCCAACAGATAAAACAATAGGGCATTCGCAAGAAACAACCACTGTGTTCTAGACTAGCTTTGTTCTGTTCAACTGTATAGTTCCAGGCATAcagaataattaattcataaaATGAAAGGGATATCCATTGGTCCATTATGCAGAGGAGGGAATAGTGAAGACATTCTGATTTGGTGGAGATAAAAGGAAGGATCATTGCATGAAGTTCCTGAATTGTGCAATAAAATACAACATTTACAGATCACAAGAAAGGGCACAAACAAGTACCTGCAGAGCAGCTTGAAAGATCAGTCTCTCATCAGCTGCTGCAGCTCTGTCTTCACCTTTCGCAGGGTAATGTAAGGGATCATTTACACTGATATGTTGAACACCTGAAGTGGACCTTCTGTGCATCAAAGACGGAGGTAACACTCTGTTTCCTTTATTTTCATAGAGAACTAACTCACTATGGTTGCCCCTGTTGAAACTGTCTTTCCAGTAGTTATCACCAGCACTGCTCGAACTTGCCCATGCAGATTGGTATGATCTTTCATGAGATTGACGAGCCTGACTGAAACCTATATCCTCTACTGAGCCAGAAGGATAAAAAGATGTTGGAAGTGTACGCTTTAAAGTTTGCTGTGGAAAATGCTTTCCATTATCTGCATCAGACACAAATGTTTTCTTTTTCAATAAACAGTCCTGTGAAAACTACTGAATGCTCGTGGCAGACCATTATTACCATTCCCAGAAGAATACTTGGAATTCCCGTCTCTACTTGCTCGTGAACTTGATGGTCCACTGTCATCAGTAATATTATGATAGTTGGAGGAGCTTCCATTAGGATAAATTGTTCTTTTGGACGAGCTATCTGACATTGTTCCAAGGTCTAAGTTATAAACAAGTTCACCATAACTTTGTGCTGGGAAGAGAAAAAGGTCATTCTTTACCTGTTCCCCATGGTGGAAGGATTCGAGAACTGGCAGAATCCCTGAGAGGTGAATCATCTTTGTAGTTGTCTATTTCACGCAAATCCGAATCATCCGAAGAGATACTAATTGCATCCATTGGAGAGAATATAGAACCAACCTGTACTCAAACAACAATATGGCAACGTCAAAAAAAGATCATAAACCAGGCACTCAAATAATTCATAACTAGATTCAATGGTAAACTATTCCTTTACCAGATGGGAGCGATGTCTTAAAAGCAAGTTAATAACCAGATTAAAGAAGAAGGTACGAGCATACTCTAGAAAACCACCAACAGGATCCACATGGGCACGCATCTAAGTGAATAGCATCAAACAATCCTATTGTCAAAAAAGGTAAACATGGAAATTGAACAACATAAACTTCACAAAAAACTGAAACACAAGGAAAAAAAAGAGTAATAAGGGGTTCCATTGTGCAACTTTAGAAAATGCAATGATGCAGTAGACATGAGCCATGCATGGAGGAAATAGACATAAAGACAACTTTTTTTGTATACAAACTATGATAAATAACTCAAGATAGTAATGCTAACCTTCCACAttcaacaaaaaaatcaaaatcgagAAAAATAGGTTGGTGTCGCAGAAAACGAAGAAGAAGGAAACAACTCCTCAAATTCAGAGCAACAACAGTAAACATTCAACTCAAACTGGAGAAATCGAATTGGTACTAATCGAACCAAGAAAACTCAACAAGACTGGTCATTATACATAAAACTTAAACGGGTGATTACATTTTGAAATACCCATTAGGCAAAGAAGCAAATTTTGAGCCAACCCACACACTCAAAAGCAAACTAACCCCCAGGAAACAGAAAGGTAGAGTGCAATATAATACCTAGTGTCTGTCTCTGACACAAATTGAGGATCGTCACAAGTAATTCCTCTTCTTTTGTCTTGTATCTACTCGAAGCCCTAATTGGGTCAGAGGCGGAGAGAACAACCGACCAAGGGGGGAGAGAGAGAGTGCGTGTGTGGGGAGGGGAGGTGGGAGTAGCTTTTGTTTGGCTTAAAGGGAGTACATCCCCTCGTACTTTGGGAATTTGCTTCATAAACATGTACGCCCCCAGGTCAGACACTCCTAGGGTCGTTTGGCAGGGTGCATAATAATAACTTGAATAGGGTatattaacatatttcttatccattgtttgatttgatgtattcaagaattgtataatttttaaaagaattatttgtttacaaaaatgtccTCAAAAGCAGTCTATCActctaactttttaaaaaaaaacatatgttaagaaatgtttttatatgaaaaagttaaaaaacttatttgatttgtctacctatattgtaataTATAaccaaatatttatttataaaaaaggaaatatgctaagagtaaatttatttatttactagagatataattttatttctcactatttggattattttatacTTGCATTAATATATTAgctagcatattttaatcaagcataaattttgaaggtcaattttgtctttaactaagctaatgcatgcattaaaacccatTCAATTGCTAATATCATTGTTTTCTAtacattagttatgcataggataatatcaaatatgatgtataactaatgcataggttcaaaatATCTACCAAACAAgatattattaatacacaaagctaatgcatgcattattttatctaatgcattcTTACAAACGACCCCTTGCTTTTTAGCTATAATATAATTCCTCCTCCAAAAAAAAGGATTTTAGGAGATTTTAGATTTATGTACTACCAAATCTTTGTTTACTTTCTAAATTTTATTGCATTTGCCAGATTCTACTTAGATCGAGTCCAtccatatatgtatttatatctatatctatattaatatAAATGAGGGGCATATCTTAGTGACGTGGCAAGTTTTAGAAGCCGGAATTGTTTAATTTCTGTACTCTATAATCTATATCAAAACCTGAAAATTGCgtcttttatttcctttattgCCGTTGCCCTCTTCTACCAAGTGCCAATGAACATTGCTTCTTCCTTCCTTCACTTCTTTCTTACCTCCAT is a genomic window of Nicotiana tabacum cultivar K326 chromosome 16, ASM71507v2, whole genome shotgun sequence containing:
- the LOC107803785 gene encoding helicase-like transcription factor CHR28 isoform X6 → MDAISISSDDSDLREIDNYKDDSPLRDSASSRILPPWGTDSSSKRTIYPNGSSSNYHNITDDSGPSSSRASRDGNSKYSSGNDNGKHFPQQTLKRTLPTSFYPSGSVEDIGFSQARQSHERSYQSAWASSSSAGDNYWKDSFNRGNHSELVLYENKGNRVLPPSLMHRRSTSGVQHISVNDPLHYPAKGEDRAAAADERLIFQAALQDLNQPKVEARLPDGLLSVSLLRHQRIALAWTLQKETGSVHCSGGILADDQGLGKTISMIALIQMQRSAQDKSKEKDLDDIKAEALNLDDDDENVAPASQELKQRRETDGVEVIPDARTSIKGFRRRRPAAGTLVVCPASVLRQWARELDEKVTDEASLSILIYHGGNRTKDPVELAKYDVVLTTYAIVTNEVPKQALVEEDDDDQKNGERFGISSDFNSSKKRKKPSLNKKGKKGRKGFDADDFDPNCGGLAKVSWFRVILDEAQTIKNHRTQVARACCSLRAKRSQIKFPIAINSINGYKKLQAILRAIMLRRTKGTLIDGEPIITLPPKTIQLKKVAFSAEERAFYNKLEAESRSQFKAYAAAGTVKQNYANILLMLLRLRQACDHPKLVKRESYNSVGRASSEMARKLPKKMVEDLLQQLETSLVTCSVCDDVPEDAVVSMCEHVFCYQCVSDYLTGEDNTCPALGCKEQLGPEAVYSKATLKTCVSDGVNGDPSSLSEFDEKSIMENEYISSKIKAALEILHSCSKSKGPYLESDILVQCNGDSSNLGKADSESQDKGPIKAIIFSQWTGMLNLVERALNQSCFRYERLDGTMSLAARDRAVKEFNTNPEVTVMLMSLKAGNLGLNMVAACHVILLDLWWNPTTEDQAIDRAHRIGQTRAVTVSRLTIEGTVEDRILALQEDKRNMVASAFGEDQSGGTASRLTVEDLRYLFNL
- the LOC107803785 gene encoding helicase-like transcription factor CHR28 isoform X2; amino-acid sequence: MFMKQIPKVRGDVLPLSQTKATPTSPPHTRTLSLPPWSVVLSASDPIRASSRYKTKEEELLVTILNLCQRQTLDACPCGSCWWFSRVGSIFSPMDAISISSDDSDLREIDNYKDDSPLRDSASSRILPPWGTDSSSKRTIYPNGSSSNYHNITDDSGPSSSRASRDGNSKYSSGNDNGKHFPQQTLKRTLPTSFYPSGSVEDIGFSQARQSHERSYQSAWASSSSAGDNYWKDSFNRGNHSELVLYENKGNRVLPPSLMHRRSTSGVQHISVNDPLHYPAKGEDRAAAADERLIFQAALQDLNQPKVEARLPDGLLSVSLLRHQRIALAWTLQKETGSVHCSGGILADDQGLGKTISMIALIQMQRSAQDKSKEKDLDDIKAEALNLDDDDENVAPASQELKQRRETDGVEVIPDARTSIKGFRRRRPAAGTLVVCPASVLRQWARELDEKVTDEASLSILIYHGGNRTKDPVELAKYDVVLTTYAIVTNEVPKQALVEEDDDDQKNGERFGISSDFNSSKKRKKPSLNKKGKKGRKGFDADDFDPNCGGLAKVSWFRVILDEAQTIKNHRTQVARACCSLRAKRRWCLSGTPIQNAIDELFSYFRFLRYDPYAEYKSFCSQIKFPIAINSINGYKKLQAILRAIMLRRTKGTLIDGEPIITLPPKTIQLKKVAFSAEERAFYNKLEAESRSQFKAYAAAGTVKQNYANILLMLLRLRQACDHPKLVKRESYNSVGRASSEMARKLPKKMVEDLLQQLETSLVTCSVCDDVPEDAVVSMCEHVFCYQCVSDYLTGEDNTCPALGCKEQLGPEAVYSKATLKTCVSDGVNGDPSSLSEFDEKSIMENEYISSKIKAALEILHSCSKSKGPYLESDILVQCNGDSSNLGKADSESQDKGPIKAIIFSQWTGMLNLVERALNQSCFRYERLDGTMSLAARDRAVKEFNTNPEVTVMLMSLKAGNLGLNMVAACHVILLDLWWNPTTEDQAIDRAHRIGQTRAVTVSRLTIEGTVEDRILALQEDKRNMVASAFGEDQSGGTASRLTVEDLRYLFNL
- the LOC107803785 gene encoding helicase-like transcription factor CHR28 isoform X1; its protein translation is MFMKQIPKVRGDVLPLSQTKATPTSPPHTRTLSLPPWSVVLSASDPIRASSRYKTKEEELLVTILNLCQRQTLGLFDAIHLDACPCGSCWWFSRVGSIFSPMDAISISSDDSDLREIDNYKDDSPLRDSASSRILPPWGTDSSSKRTIYPNGSSSNYHNITDDSGPSSSRASRDGNSKYSSGNDNGKHFPQQTLKRTLPTSFYPSGSVEDIGFSQARQSHERSYQSAWASSSSAGDNYWKDSFNRGNHSELVLYENKGNRVLPPSLMHRRSTSGVQHISVNDPLHYPAKGEDRAAAADERLIFQAALQDLNQPKVEARLPDGLLSVSLLRHQRIALAWTLQKETGSVHCSGGILADDQGLGKTISMIALIQMQRSAQDKSKEKDLDDIKAEALNLDDDDENVAPASQELKQRRETDGVEVIPDARTSIKGFRRRRPAAGTLVVCPASVLRQWARELDEKVTDEASLSILIYHGGNRTKDPVELAKYDVVLTTYAIVTNEVPKQALVEEDDDDQKNGERFGISSDFNSSKKRKKPSLNKKGKKGRKGFDADDFDPNCGGLAKVSWFRVILDEAQTIKNHRTQVARACCSLRAKRRWCLSGTPIQNAIDELFSYFRFLRYDPYAEYKSFCSQIKFPIAINSINGYKKLQAILRAIMLRRTKGTLIDGEPIITLPPKTIQLKKVAFSAEERAFYNKLEAESRSQFKAYAAAGTVKQNYANILLMLLRLRQACDHPKLVKRESYNSVGRASSEMARKLPKKMVEDLLQQLETSLVTCSVCDDVPEDAVVSMCEHVFCYQCVSDYLTGEDNTCPALGCKEQLGPEAVYSKATLKTCVSDGVNGDPSSLSEFDEKSIMENEYISSKIKAALEILHSCSKSKGPYLESDILVQCNGDSSNLGKADSESQDKGPIKAIIFSQWTGMLNLVERALNQSCFRYERLDGTMSLAARDRAVKEFNTNPEVTVMLMSLKAGNLGLNMVAACHVILLDLWWNPTTEDQAIDRAHRIGQTRAVTVSRLTIEGTVEDRILALQEDKRNMVASAFGEDQSGGTASRLTVEDLRYLFNL
- the LOC107803785 gene encoding helicase-like transcription factor CHR28 isoform X3; this translates as MFMKQIPKVRGDVLPLSQTKATPTSPPHTRTLSLPPWSVVLSASDPIRASSRYKTKEEELLVTILNLCQRQTLGLFDAIHLDACPCGSCWWFSRVGSIFSPMDAISISSDDSDLREIDNYKDDSPLRDSASSRILPPWGTDSSSKRTIYPNGSSSNYHNITDDSGPSSSRASRDGNSKYSSGNDNGKHFPQQTLKRTLPTSFYPSGSVEDIGFSQARQSHERSYQSAWASSSSAGDNYWKDSFNRGNHSELVLYENKGNRVLPPSLMHRRSTSGVQHISVNDPLHYPAKGEDRAAAADERLIFQAALQDLNQPKVEARLPDGLLSVSLLRHQRIALAWTLQKETGSVHCSGGILADDQGLGKTISMIALIQMQRSAQDKSKEKDLDDIKAEALNLDDDDENVAPASQELKQRRETDGVEVIPDARTSIKGFRRRRPAAGTLVVCPASVLRQWARELDEKVTDEASLSILIYHGGNRTKDPVELAKYDVVLTTYAIVTNEVPKQALVEEDDDDQKNGERFGISSDFNSSKKRKKPSLNKKGKKGRKGFDADDFDPNCGGLAKVSWFRVILDEAQTIKNHRTQVARACCSLRAKRSQIKFPIAINSINGYKKLQAILRAIMLRRTKGTLIDGEPIITLPPKTIQLKKVAFSAEERAFYNKLEAESRSQFKAYAAAGTVKQNYANILLMLLRLRQACDHPKLVKRESYNSVGRASSEMARKLPKKMVEDLLQQLETSLVTCSVCDDVPEDAVVSMCEHVFCYQCVSDYLTGEDNTCPALGCKEQLGPEAVYSKATLKTCVSDGVNGDPSSLSEFDEKSIMENEYISSKIKAALEILHSCSKSKGPYLESDILVQCNGDSSNLGKADSESQDKGPIKAIIFSQWTGMLNLVERALNQSCFRYERLDGTMSLAARDRAVKEFNTNPEVTVMLMSLKAGNLGLNMVAACHVILLDLWWNPTTEDQAIDRAHRIGQTRAVTVSRLTIEGTVEDRILALQEDKRNMVASAFGEDQSGGTASRLTVEDLRYLFNL
- the LOC107803785 gene encoding helicase-like transcription factor CHR28 isoform X5 is translated as MDAISISSDDSDLREIDNYKDDSPLRDSASSRILPPWGTDSSSKRTIYPNGSSSNYHNITDDSGPSSSRASRDGNSKYSSGNDNGKHFPQQTLKRTLPTSFYPSGSVEDIGFSQARQSHERSYQSAWASSSSAGDNYWKDSFNRGNHSELVLYENKGNRVLPPSLMHRRSTSGVQHISVNDPLHYPAKGEDRAAAADERLIFQAALQDLNQPKVEARLPDGLLSVSLLRHQRIALAWTLQKETGSVHCSGGILADDQGLGKTISMIALIQMQRSAQDKSKEKDLDDIKAEALNLDDDDENVAPASQELKQRRETDGVEVIPDARTSIKGFRRRRPAAGTLVVCPASVLRQWARELDEKVTDEASLSILIYHGGNRTKDPVELAKYDVVLTTYAIVTNEVPKQALVEEDDDDQKNGERFGISSDFNSSKKRKKPSLNKKGKKGRKGFDADDFDPNCGGLAKVSWFRVILDEAQTIKNHRTQVARACCSLRAKRRWCLSGTPIQNAIDELFSYFRFLRYDPYAEYKSFCSQIKFPIAINSINGYKKLQAILRAIMLRRTKGTLIDGEPIITLPPKTIQLKKVAFSAEERAFYNKLEAESRSQFKAYAAAGTVKQNYANILLMLLRLRQACDHPKLVKRESYNSVGRASSEMARKLPKKMVEDLLQQLETSLVTCSVCDDVPEDAVVSMCEHVFCYQCVSDYLTGEDNTCPALGCKEQLGPEAVYSKATLKTCVSDGVNGDPSSLSEFDEKSIMENEYISSKIKAALEILHSCSKSKGPYLESDILVQCNGDSSNLGKADSESQDKGPIKAIIFSQWTGMLNLVERALNQSCFRYERLDGTMSLAARDRAVKEFNTNPEVTVMLMSLKAGNLGLNMVAACHVILLDLWWNPTTEDQAIDRAHRIGQTRAVTVSRLTIEGTVEDRILALQEDKRNMVASAFGEDQSGGTASRLTVEDLRYLFNL
- the LOC107803785 gene encoding helicase-like transcription factor CHR28 isoform X4, which codes for MRAHVDPVGGFLEYARTFFFNLVINLLLRHRSHLVGSIFSPMDAISISSDDSDLREIDNYKDDSPLRDSASSRILPPWGTDSSSKRTIYPNGSSSNYHNITDDSGPSSSRASRDGNSKYSSGNDNGKHFPQQTLKRTLPTSFYPSGSVEDIGFSQARQSHERSYQSAWASSSSAGDNYWKDSFNRGNHSELVLYENKGNRVLPPSLMHRRSTSGVQHISVNDPLHYPAKGEDRAAAADERLIFQAALQDLNQPKVEARLPDGLLSVSLLRHQRIALAWTLQKETGSVHCSGGILADDQGLGKTISMIALIQMQRSAQDKSKEKDLDDIKAEALNLDDDDENVAPASQELKQRRETDGVEVIPDARTSIKGFRRRRPAAGTLVVCPASVLRQWARELDEKVTDEASLSILIYHGGNRTKDPVELAKYDVVLTTYAIVTNEVPKQALVEEDDDDQKNGERFGISSDFNSSKKRKKPSLNKKGKKGRKGFDADDFDPNCGGLAKVSWFRVILDEAQTIKNHRTQVARACCSLRAKRRWCLSGTPIQNAIDELFSYFRFLRYDPYAEYKSFCSQIKFPIAINSINGYKKLQAILRAIMLRRTKGTLIDGEPIITLPPKTIQLKKVAFSAEERAFYNKLEAESRSQFKAYAAAGTVKQNYANILLMLLRLRQACDHPKLVKRESYNSVGRASSEMARKLPKKMVEDLLQQLETSLVTCSVCDDVPEDAVVSMCEHVFCYQCVSDYLTGEDNTCPALGCKEQLGPEAVYSKATLKTCVSDGVNGDPSSLSEFDEKSIMENEYISSKIKAALEILHSCSKSKGPYLESDILVQCNGDSSNLGKADSESQDKGPIKAIIFSQWTGMLNLVERALNQSCFRYERLDGTMSLAARDRAVKEFNTNPEVTVMLMSLKAGNLGLNMVAACHVILLDLWWNPTTEDQAIDRAHRIGQTRAVTVSRLTIEGTVEDRILALQEDKRNMVASAFGEDQSGGTASRLTVEDLRYLFNL